The sequence below is a genomic window from Macadamia integrifolia cultivar HAES 741 chromosome 1, SCU_Mint_v3, whole genome shotgun sequence.
TGAGTGTGGACTTNNNNNNNNNNNNNNNNNNNNNNNNNNNNNNNNNNNNNNNNNNNNNNNNNNNNNNNNNNNNNNNNNNNNNNNNNNNNNNNNNNNNNNNNNNNNNNNNNNNNNNNNNNNNNNNNNNNNNNNNNNNNNNNNNNNNNNNNNNNTGATAATATTCATTAATAGATAATTATTCCAAAAGTGTATTAAAAATTAAcataataaaattatttatcaaaaaattatttttttttatatattttaattttggaaaaagtaTTACCAATAAAAACGTAAGATAAGAAAATGACAGGCCCACCTAATTTTTGTGTGGACCTGGAGTTGGTATACATACAAGCAGATGGGATAGGCAATCCATTAGTTGGGTCACCCAGACCCAGTGCGTCATGTTTCACGGGACTCTCTAGATGGAGCTAGCAATGCATCCCGTGCAAGTTGggcatttgaaattttttttgggatggcCCATAGCCAATCTGATGCCGTGCAGTAAAACCATGGTTTACATCCCTGCATTGGTGTGAATCTCATTGTATCTGTGTGGGCCTATACATCAAAATATATGTATTCTTCTCCAAGTTTGCTACTTGATTcacaataatataataaaaattttattaaaaaattgtttttataTCAGAATTTTGGGAAAAGTATTCCCACGCTACTAGTGTGCTTATAAATCATTACAATAAGTCATACAATTTGTAGGTCCACCTGTTCTCGTTGCCGAAATCCCCTCAGCCATGAAGAATGCTTTAATTGGTACTCATACTGAAATCCAAACTAGTAGGTCTGTTAAAAAAGCTCTAGTGAttgggtttaattttaattgttcaATCATCGTGTGGGCTTGTATTGGGATTTTGAAGCCTAAGGCCGAGACAGACCATGTTTGGGCTGAGCCTGGCCTGACCGAATCAGACCCGACATGCATTGATGTCTATCTCAATTTATATGTATAAAATATATCACTATTAACACACCAAACATATTATGATTTATACCACCACTCTATTACACATATATTTCTTATCgacaaatatttatttaattcccCACTACATGCCATCCACGCTCATGATTTATAACATTTAACTAatatacttcctttctttaattCACCATATTTCCAGGATCAACCAgagccaacccaacccaatcaagGTCATCAATCAGGGCAGGCTGAATTGGGCTAAGCTCGACGGGGTTAAGCTTGGGGTAGGATAGGGTTGTGCTAGGCCTGGGTAcattgagttaagagaccttaggatTGGATTGGAGTTTTAAAAGACTTGACCCAATTCAATCCATTGACAACCCTACAAATCAGCATAGGCGTAATACATGGGTGGTCCAAGAAGATCAAGGGGTTGATAGAAATTATAGGAAATGAGGAATTTGTGTTTGGAGATTTCCATTGCTTCAAAATTTTATAAGGACTTCTTGTGATGTAAGGATTTGCGTGTACTTCTTTACATGTCAATTCTTCTTTCTTGTAGATTGTTAGACTATAAAAAAGAGGAGGGAAAGGGTAACATCCAGGTGAGTGTGGACTTAGCGCACTACAACCTCACCAATTGCGCTAGACATTTATTTTTACACGTCAATTTCGatatagttgatttttttttatggtaaaataTCTATGGATAAAATAACACGGCATGATATAATATGAGGTGTCATAAGGTCTATTTCGATCATTGATAATATTCATTAATAGATAATTATTCCAAAAGTGTATTAAAAATTAAcataataaaattatttatcaaaaaattatttttttttatatattttaattttggaaaaagtaTTACCAATAAAAACTTAAGATAGGAAAATGACAGGCCCACCTAATTTTTGTGTGGACCTGGAGTTGGTATACATACAAGCAGATGGGATAGGCAATCCATTAGTTGGGTCAACCAGACCCAGTGCGTCATGTTTCACGGGACTCTCTAGATGTAGCTAGCAATGCATCCCGTGCAAGTTGggcatttgaaattttttttgggatggcCCATAGCCAATCTGATGCCGTGCAGTAAAACCATGGTTTACATCCCTGCATTGGTGTGAATCTCATTGTATCTGTGTGGGCCTATACATCAAAATATATGTATTCTTCTCCAAGTTTGCTACTTGATTCacaataatataacaaaaattttattaaaaaattgtttttatatcataattttggaaaaagtaTTCCCACGCTGCTAGTGTGCTTCTAAATCCTTACAATAAGTCATAAAATTTGTGGGCCCACCAGTTCTCTCTGCGAAAATCCCCTCAGCCATGGAGAATGTTTTAACTGGTATTCATACTGAAATCCAAACTAGTAGGTCTGTTAAAAAAGCTCCAGtgattgggtttaatttttattgttcAATCGTGGTGTGGGCTTGGGTTGGGCTTTTGAAACCTAAGGCCGAGACAGACCATGTTTGGGCTGAGCCTGGCCTGACCGAATCAGACCCGACATGCATAGATGTCTATCTCAATTTATAAGTGTATAAAATATATCACTATTAACACACCAAACATATTATGATTTATACCACCACTCTATTACACATATATTTCTTATCgacaaatatttatttaattcccCACTACATGCCATCCACGCTCATGATTTATAACATTTAACTAatatacttcctttctttaattCACCATATTTCCAGGATCAACCAgagccaacccaacccaatcaagGTCATCAATCAGGGCAGGCTGAATTGGGCTGAGCTCGACGGGGTTAGGCTTGGGCTGGGATAGGGTTGTGCTAGGCCTGGATAcattgagttaagagaccttaggatTGGATTGGGGTTTTAAAAGAATTGACCCAATCCAgtccattgacacccctacaaacCAGCATAGGCGTAACACATGGGTGGTCCAAGGAAGATCAAGGGGTTGgcaaaaattataggaaatgaGGAATTTGTGTTTGGAGATTTCCATTGCTTCAAAATTTTATAAGGACTTCTTGTGATGTGAGGATTTGCGTGTACTTCTTTACATATCAATTCTTCTTTCTTGTAGATTGTTAAACTATAAAAGAGAGGAGGGAATGGGTAACATCCAGGTGAGTGTGGACTTAGCGCACCACAACCTCACCAATTGCACTAGACATTTATTTTTACACGTCAATTTCGatatagttgattttttttgggtaaaatatcTATGGATAAAATAACACGGCATGATATGATATGAGGTGTCATAAGGTCTATTTCGATCATTGATAATATTCATTAATAGATAATTATTCCAAAAGTGTATTAAAAATTAAcataataaaattatttatcaaaaaattattattttttatattttttaattttgaaaaaagtaTTACCAATAAAAACGTAAGATAGGAAAAGGACAGGCCCACCTAATTTTTATATGGACCTGGGGTTGGTATACATACAAGCAGATGGGATAGACAATCCTTTACTTGGGTCAGCCAGACCCAGTGCGCCATGTTTCACGGGACTCTCTAGATGGAGCTAGCAATGCATCCCGTGCAAGTGGAgcatttgaaattttttcaagTCCATGACTCATGAACTGACGatcgttgaaaaaaaaaaaaaacttaatccCCTGTGATTAGCAcgttatatatttatttataatatatatatatagatatatatatttacaagatcttattTCTATCTTCATTGCTTGTTTTTGTTTATGACACCACCAACATTagcttttccctctcttcctcttcttcttgttatCTTTTCGAATTAGTGTACTAATTAGACTTGGCTCATCCTCCTCTGcttcctctttatttttttttcaataatctaCCTACAAAGAGGTGTCTTTCTCAAATAACGCATTCCAAGCGCGGCCACAACGTCTTTCAACAGAATGGCCACCAGTACTGTTACTACAAGTAAGCTATATGAGTTTCTTGATTTCAATAGAAACTGCTTGTAAGCATTCTTCTTGTTTACCATTATCTTAAAGTATCTACTTATTAGTTGTTTCATGtcgatcaaaaaaaaaaaaaaaaatctggttcTTAGTGACTAAATGGAACCAACAAATAACCCCTTCCTTTAAAATCAATGCGACTCAATCACCTGAAGCATTCAACATTATTCCCTGCCAAAGGAGCAAAAATGTTTCTACTGATCAGTGCCACTGGCTTAACCTGTGTTCCGCATGCTGATACTATGTGCCCATAACTGTTGCAACCACAACAATACTTTCTAAAATCTTGCCTCTGCCAAACATTCTTATTGTACCCATTTGTCTTATGTTGACTTACGTTGGTGAAACCATCTCTATCCAACTTCTCAACAGACTTCTTTGCAGTTGAGAACGGTTGAAccccttcccttttctttcacAAACTTAACTGGACTTCCTGCAGCCACTTTTCCTGTTGTCTTCACAAATCTTGAGGATCCTATCTTCATATGAGGAGATATCCGATAACTCAAGATCtcatctaggggtgtcaattcttaaactgAACCAGTAAAACTGGTcagaccgaaccgataacaacacggatagaaccgaaccgaagccttattgggtcggtttggtttggagtattgcaaccccaaaaccaaaccgaaccgcaccgaaaacaggatgaacccgaaaccaaaccgaaaccggctcaaaacccggaccgaaactgaaaccaaaccggtaagaaaccgaaacattccaaaattcattaaaaaaaatcaaaatttgcatagttttgtaaacatttgtatggaaagtcgaatccaaactggaccaaaaaccaaaaccaacccggttacaaatcgatttaagaaaccgaagacaaaccgaaaccaaaccgcatcgaaaccgaaaccaaaccgaaaccggaatttccttattggtttggtttcggtttcaactttcctacaccgaaaccgactcaacccagaccgaaaccgagccggaccgaccgattgacgcCCCTAATCTCATCCAACACATTCCCTTTTGTTTTACTAGAGGATGGGTGATCAATCTTGGGACTTAGACCCACCCATGGGTTGTCCAGATGGTTAGAGTGAAcgggggattgtgtggattaggcgcacagtctcaggttcgattctccatctgtgcatttGCAAATTAAGTAgagatcatggcggtgggttgctgtgctagtctccccgagaattagtcgaggtgtgcataagctggcccggacaccttagttaacaaaaaaaaaaaaaatcttgggaCTTAGCTACATCTTCATTGCCTTTGGAAATGTCAATCTTCGGTGGAGGGGATGATGTAGCAGCTTCCAAGTACTCTTCGGTATATCACCAGTTTTCTTCTAGGATCTTAACTTGTTCTTTAAAGAAAATGCACTCTTTTTCCTTTGAGGATAGTTTGAGGTTTGCTTCATCAAAGGTGTCTCTGTTGATTGACCATCTCTTCAGTCTCCTCTAACTAGCTTTGAAACATATTGAATCTTTTCCTCTCTGCTTTGAGCTCTTTCATGGGCATGTGAAGCTCAATCTCCAAACCATACTGCCCTTctggttcttcttctctcatttgatTTTTCAACCTCCTTGAATGAGGTAGCATCTATAATGGTCATAAAGAGTGTCAAATCATGTTTAGGCATCTCTTCTACTTTTTTTGACTCCTCTGATGTGGTTCTCTTTCTAggcacaaattttttttacccttttctcCATTGCTTTCACACGGTCACTCGTCATTAGAAtctaaaattttcctttctagGGATACTTGGATGCAAATCTTGGCTTTTTTAATTCTGTCATCATTCTCATGAACTACTTGAAGCTTGTCCCATATTTCTTTTGAACTAGTACAACCTTCAACTCTCACAAACTCATTTGGGGCTAATGGGCCGTCTACAGATTGAGGCACATTGCCAATTACTATAAATTGAATTACCATTTATAAATGTATGTGTGATAGCATATAACTATTGTCTATTTCCTAGTTCGAGAATctgaatttgatttggatatctaaagatcatattttcttatgtttttttgcAGTTGTTATTGTCGCTATCATCGCAATAATGATTGTATAATTAAATGGATGAACTGGTTGGCTACAAAACGGGCTATGACGTATGGGCATGTCGAAGTCGGGAATCCAACACCACAGGAATCCTCTTTGGTTCCAGACCCACAAATTGAAGCAACAATGAAGAGATTTTTTAGTGATATTGCCAAGGAGAAGCCCATCATGTTCTCAGCTCAAGAGCTGTCTGGATGTAGTCAGAATTACAAAACAAGATTGGGATCTGGCGGCTTTGGTATTGTATATAAAGGTCAGTTCCCAAATGGGGTACCAGTGGCAATCAAAGTCCTTGACAAAGCTTCAGACGAGCAAGCTAAAGAGCAGTTCATGGCAGAAGTAAGCACAATTGGTAGAACTTACCATGTCAATTTGGTTAGACTCTATGGTTTTTGTTTTGATTCCACAGTGCAAGCTCTAGTCTATGAGTATATGGATAAGGGGTCCCTTGATGGTTTATTGTTCAACAAGAACCAGAGAATCGATTGGGAGAAGCTGCACGAAATAGCAATTGGGACAGCGAAAGGGATTGCATACTTGCATGAAGAATGTCAGCAGAGAATAATTCACTACGATATAAAGCCAGGGAATATCCTCCTTGATGCGGAACTATTTCCCAAGGTTGCAGATTTTGGATTGGCTAAGCTTTCTAATAGAGATAGTACCCATATAACCATGACAAATTATAGAGGGACACCAGGTTATGCTGCACCGGAGCTGTACATGCTATACCCAGTGACCCATAAATGTGATGTCTATAGCTTTGGTatgcttctatttgaaattcttgGAAGGAGAAAAAACCATAACCCTAATCTACGCGAGCCAGAGGATTGGCTACCAAGATGGACATGGGAGATGTTTGAGCAAGGGAAGCTAAGTGAACTTTTGCAACATTTTGGGATTGAAGAGAATAATAAAGAGAAGGCAGAGAGGATGTCAATGGTGGCCTTGTGGTGTGTTCAATACTTCCCAGATTCAAGACCACTTATGAGCAATGTGGTGAAAATGTTGGAGGGAGGAACAGAAATTAAGCCTCCTCCAAACCCATTTCAACATCTAGTGTCTGCTACTCGAAATTTGACTCCCAGCATTTCTTATTAGTACTATTCTCTCTCAAAAGAATAACTATCTATCTTCTACCTCAGGTTAAGAGGATGTTCAATCAAATCTGACTACAACTAAACTTGACCATGAAATTCGATTTTTGTTGATTTGATTTGTGAGATTATTTATGGGAGAGAGTTTTCTATGCTCTCGCATCTACGCGGAGGCCAATGAGAGTGCCCAAGGAAACAATAAGGGTgggatttttatctttcataggAGGCAAACCAATCATTTCATGGGCTTGTGTCTGGGGCGCAAGAGCCATGCTCCCAAACAGActcctttttctctaatttcttaCTGTTTATTGATGTAGGGTGAACAACCGTGGACTGACCCATACCCGTATGGGTATCCAAACAGAGATGAATCGGATCTAATTTGGAGTCAAAGTTACGGATTTGGGTTTAGAGCTATCAAGATCTTttgagatttaattttatttggggaatatttgtaattttttagtTTGGTTAGCTATTAGACAAGtagaatttttcaaatttagttttattgtgtttctattttattagtcTAGGATTTATGAAGTAATTAcgagtttctatttcagttttcagATTTTAATTAGAAAGtcttaatttgattttgattatataaaggcatgtaactaagttattggacagattttgaAGATTGAATTGAATGACTCTTGTGGTGCCGGTTATTTTGCAAAACTAAGTCGtataacctctctctctctctctctctctctctatatatatatatatatatcacacacatctcttcttctcttcccttgccTGACCCTCtttctcttgttctttcttcttttcttctttctttttctagttCTCTTTTCCTAATCCCAGTTCTAAGAAGCTGGAACAGCCCCTTTAGTTTCAGTAAATCTCCTTTGTGGTGGAGCCAGTCGACCTGAGAATTTGGGAGTAGACAACCATGGCAAAGCGACCTGAGCTTTAGGTTTCCAGCCTTTGATTTCATTGTTGGTGTAAGATACCCATTTGGATCCATATCTAAACCTGCAACTACCGCTGGTTCCTGTTTCAGCAGAGCTCTATTGGTTGTAAGTATGTGCAGAAGCCATATCCTGAAGTTTCGAATCCTTGGCGGTTGAATCGGGTAAGGTTTCTCTCAAAGCAAATTCTGGTTCTTCCGCCTCTTGTGTTGTGGCTgtctagaggttgaagacaaacCCCACAACAGAATCGTGggtttcttattattattattattattattattattattattattattattttcataatagcctcccttttttttttggtagaaataatACCCTCCCCTTAGCCCTTTAATACTTTGTGTCCTATTTTAACTTTGATTCCAAGAGTACCCTTTAACCCATCCTCGTTACTTTGCTACCTCTAAGTGGTAGTTCTTAGAATTATAATTTTGCACCCCTTATTAGAAACTTCAAGTTATTTACAGAACTATCATTATTCTTGATATTTGGTTATCTCGCTATTAAATGGGTGGTCATATTTCGATTTTGGAACTAAGATTCACATCATTTATGCTTTATAGAGGAAATATCATTACCTTCCCCTGAACTATAgcgaaatatcaagttcccccaactctctttcaaaaatatcacttcTCTCCCCCTAAACTCAAAGATTCTTTCTATCGTTCCTCACCTTGAGAATAGGATGTTAAGTCATCAAATTAGTTTTCCCAATACCCAAACTACCCCCACACATGTTGATTACCATATATAATGTCATAAAGTAAAAATCGAGGAAATCCTTCCTCTCTCTGGTGTTCAACTGACTCTcagctcatcttcttcttcaaggttgaaACCCTAGGCTCCATATATGGTCTGCCTGCATGTTatattcctcaaaaagaaaCCATCTTCCTCATTCATTCCCTCTGCTatgcttttctctctctttttttctctgtgCTTTGAAGCCTTAGCCTTACCGTCATGCCTCCTCAACAACCAACCCACTATCTGGCTCTGCTCCACCTCTTCCTTCATCTACTCTTGATGAACAAATCCAATAGTTATCCCTTGAAATCAagagttgtcacaccccgccttcACTTACCTGAAGGCTGATGTCCTGGACATACAATTGTATCCACAATCCATTTAGGATCTCCAATGAAGTAATTTATGGTCACAAAGTTATGAAATGAATCTAAAATTCACAATACATAATAGTAATCAATAAGATAACACAACTTGTGAATTCTATTGACATGTACCATgtttacacaaaaagaaagtTTACTCCTATCAAAACATAATTACAATAATACCCCTAGGGTTACATCaagtatatacacaaaaagagtcAAAAAAGCGATAGATGACTACTATCATCTTCCGGGTGCCCCGAAGGCACAATCATCTTACACGCAACCATCCTCATGTGCTACTAGCTCCGCGACCCATAGTTTGTCTCCGTATAAAATGGGCACCTCTACTATGGCCTCAGGAGGGTACCTGtatcaccatctaaaaacatggcaacaaatggggtgagcttccacaaaaCCCAGTGAGGGGGTGGACACACAAGCAAACACAACCATATATTGAATTCAATAATAATGTCAATTCTCAACAATACCAATATGAATGCAAATTAGATGAATAGAATGTCATGATCCGGTTTGTTATCACACAAGCCTAGTCAatagattctaagtccatattGGATTTTAGTACTACTACAA
It includes:
- the LOC122072166 gene encoding rust resistance kinase Lr10-like — encoded protein: MKRFFSDIAKEKPIMFSAQELSGCSQNYKTRLGSGGFGIVYKGQFPNGVPVAIKVLDKASDEQAKEQFMAEVSTIGRTYHVNLVRLYGFCFDSTVQALVYEYMDKGSLDGLLFNKNQRIDWEKLHEIAIGTAKGIAYLHEECQQRIIHYDIKPGNILLDAELFPKVADFGLAKLSNRDSTHITMTNYRGTPGYAAPELYMLYPVTHKCDVYSFGMLLFEILGRRKNHNPNLREPEDWLPRWTWEMFEQGKLSELLQHFGIEENNKEKAERMSMVALWCVQYFPDSRPLMSNVVKMLEGGTEIKPPPNPFQHLVSATRNLTPSISY